In a single window of the Olivibacter sp. SDN3 genome:
- the bla gene encoding class A beta-lactamase, subclass A2, with protein MNYSLPAHILTLALFVFVSSHAFAQPSKEVLRQQINEIIAARNAEVGVSILGIEDDDTLCVNGDKHYPMISVFKFQIALTVLSKVDNGELSLNQKLFIKKSELLEKTWSPFREKYPGGNIYITLKESLQWMISQSDNNICDILIRLVGGIQAIERFIDSPNFIARNDEEGMHRNWDAQYVNTITPNFSTQQLKQFYEGKILTKPTTKFLYETMVETVVGLNRIKGKLPENQEVAHRPGSSFTNDEGLTAAINDVGIVQLPNGKHFAIAVFVYNTTEKYVVAEEMIAAIAKATWDYYTANNR; from the coding sequence ATGAATTATAGTTTACCAGCTCACATATTGACATTGGCCCTCTTTGTATTTGTTTCCTCTCATGCCTTTGCACAACCTTCAAAAGAAGTACTCCGTCAACAGATAAACGAAATTATCGCTGCACGAAATGCGGAAGTTGGTGTTTCTATTCTTGGTATTGAAGACGATGATACCTTATGTGTTAACGGAGACAAACACTACCCTATGATAAGTGTTTTTAAATTTCAAATTGCGCTGACGGTGTTAAGCAAAGTTGATAATGGAGAACTATCATTAAACCAAAAACTCTTTATAAAAAAATCCGAATTGCTGGAAAAAACTTGGAGCCCATTCAGGGAAAAATATCCAGGGGGAAATATCTATATCACATTAAAAGAATCACTACAGTGGATGATTTCCCAAAGTGATAATAATATTTGCGACATTTTAATAAGACTTGTTGGAGGTATTCAAGCTATCGAGAGGTTCATTGATAGCCCTAACTTCATTGCTAGAAATGACGAAGAAGGAATGCATCGAAATTGGGATGCCCAATATGTAAATACAATAACACCAAATTTTTCAACGCAGCAGCTAAAACAGTTTTACGAAGGAAAGATTTTAACTAAACCAACAACTAAATTCCTTTATGAAACTATGGTAGAAACTGTTGTTGGACTGAACCGGATAAAAGGTAAACTGCCCGAAAACCAAGAAGTTGCTCATAGACCAGGGAGCTCTTTTACCAATGATGAAGGGTTAACCGCTGCGATCAATGATGTAGGAATCGTACAATTACCCAACGGAAAACATTTTGCAATAGCAGTGTTTGTATATAACACAACGGAAAAATATGTAGTCGCAGAGGAGATGATCGCTGCTATCGCGAAAGCAACCTGGGATTATTATACTGCTAATAACCGTTAA
- a CDS encoding YdeI/OmpD-associated family protein, producing MVLFEAEILKFSNKGEKTGWSYIEIPAKLAAQIKPDYRRSFRVKGCLDDVEVAGLALTPMGDGDFILALKATLRKQLKKAEGDYLRIQLEEDTTFKIDLPDDLEICLCEEELWLERFMSLAKSHRNYFINWINEAKTEPTRTKRIALTVEAMEKQLDFGAMIRMDKARRNS from the coding sequence ATGGTATTATTTGAAGCAGAAATACTGAAATTCAGTAACAAAGGTGAAAAAACCGGGTGGTCGTACATCGAAATTCCCGCGAAACTTGCAGCACAAATAAAACCCGATTACCGTAGAAGTTTTCGTGTAAAGGGATGTTTGGATGATGTTGAGGTAGCCGGTTTGGCACTTACACCAATGGGTGACGGGGATTTTATTTTAGCTTTAAAGGCCACGTTGCGTAAACAGCTGAAAAAAGCGGAAGGTGATTACTTACGTATTCAATTAGAGGAGGATACAACGTTTAAAATCGACCTACCTGATGATTTGGAAATTTGTTTGTGCGAAGAAGAACTTTGGCTGGAACGTTTTATGTCGTTGGCAAAATCTCATCGCAACTATTTCATTAATTGGATCAACGAGGCTAAAACAGAACCTACACGAACAAAGCGCATTGCTCTTACGGTAGAAGCTATGGAAAAACAATTAGACTTTGGAGCTATGATTAGGATGGATAAAGCAAGGCGAAATAGTTGA
- a CDS encoding ATP-binding cassette domain-containing protein gives MIRLKHVTKVYGTDKTAIRDISLEIKKGERIVLLGTSGSGKTTILRMINRLIEPTSGQIWINDIPITQQKPALLRRQLGYVIQQHGLFPHYTVAENIAVVPKLLGWTKERISRRIEVLMEKFHISDQTLRNAYPSELSGGQKQRVGLARALAAAPPILLMDEPFGALDPITRISVRNELLRTDELKDKTVVLVTHDTEEAIAFADRICLLDQGCVQQIGSASELLLKPANDFTYQFFTHNRFELELKTVRLTSLWNYFSDEIQPKTINANNTSLLPIKSTLWEAFTCLVEKKDTERQVIVRNEGKNRRIRNVNELTNAFKKYKEQYSNERTS, from the coding sequence ATGATCCGCTTGAAGCATGTTACGAAAGTTTATGGAACTGATAAAACAGCCATTCGAGACATTAGCCTTGAAATAAAAAAAGGGGAAAGGATAGTACTACTAGGTACGAGCGGGAGTGGAAAAACAACCATACTAAGAATGATAAACCGCCTAATTGAACCAACTTCTGGTCAAATTTGGATCAATGATATTCCAATAACTCAACAAAAACCCGCATTGTTACGTCGTCAATTAGGTTATGTTATCCAACAACACGGATTATTCCCCCATTATACAGTTGCAGAAAATATAGCGGTGGTACCAAAGCTCCTAGGCTGGACTAAAGAACGTATATCACGACGAATAGAAGTGCTTATGGAAAAATTCCACATTTCTGACCAGACACTAAGAAATGCTTACCCATCTGAACTGAGTGGCGGCCAAAAACAACGAGTGGGATTAGCTCGTGCGCTAGCAGCCGCACCACCGATACTTTTAATGGATGAACCTTTTGGTGCCCTCGATCCGATCACGCGAATAAGTGTAAGGAACGAGCTTCTTCGGACAGACGAACTAAAGGATAAAACTGTTGTGCTAGTTACCCACGATACGGAAGAAGCAATCGCTTTTGCAGACCGGATATGTCTACTCGATCAGGGTTGTGTACAGCAGATAGGCAGCGCCAGCGAACTGTTATTAAAGCCTGCCAACGATTTTACTTACCAGTTTTTTACTCATAACAGATTCGAGCTTGAGCTAAAAACTGTCCGCTTAACTTCGCTTTGGAACTACTTCTCTGATGAAATTCAACCAAAGACGATAAATGCAAACAATACCTCTCTGCTACCAATAAAAAGCACTTTATGGGAAGCTTTCACGTGTCTGGTTGAAAAAAAAGATACCGAGCGCCAGGTGATTGTTAGAAATGAAGGTAAAAATCGTCGTATACGTAATGTGAACGAACTAACCAATGCTTTTAAGAAATATAAAGAACAGTACAGTAATGAACGAACAAGCTAG
- a CDS encoding recombinase family protein, giving the protein MKIGYARVSTHDQNLQMQKDALLASGCEMIFEEKISGKSKDRPELDKLFKTLRKGDILIVWKLDRLGRSLKDLIELMAKLKDMEVTFKSLNDSIDTSTATGRFTFNIFASLAEFEREMIRERTLSGLSAARARGRLGGRPKGLSKKNLNIAKSIKILYDKEEKSMEEIAQIFGKSRTTCYRYLDIASRL; this is encoded by the coding sequence ATGAAAATAGGATATGCCAGGGTATCAACCCATGATCAGAATTTACAGATGCAGAAGGATGCTTTACTTGCATCCGGTTGCGAAATGATATTTGAAGAGAAGATCTCCGGAAAATCTAAAGATAGGCCGGAGTTGGATAAGCTCTTTAAAACGTTACGAAAAGGTGATATTCTGATAGTTTGGAAGCTTGATCGATTAGGCCGGTCACTGAAAGACCTGATCGAGCTTATGGCCAAACTGAAAGATATGGAAGTGACATTTAAAAGCTTGAACGACAGTATTGACACAAGTACGGCAACAGGCAGGTTCACATTTAATATTTTTGCTTCACTTGCAGAGTTTGAGAGAGAAATGATACGCGAACGAACGTTATCAGGATTGAGTGCCGCGCGGGCTAGGGGTAGACTTGGCGGAAGACCGAAAGGTTTATCAAAGAAGAATCTTAATATAGCCAAATCAATTAAGATACTCTACGACAAAGAAGAGAAATCAATGGAAGAAATAGCACAGATTTTTGGCAAAAGTAGGACTACATGTTATAGATATCTAGATATAGCAAGTAGATTATAG
- a CDS encoding mercuric reductase: protein MKKYDVIIIGSGQAGNPLAMAMGQAGKKTLLIEKRLVGGTCVNDGCTPTKAMIGSGRIAWLASKSNDWGVHTGKVTSNLKAIKNRKDVIVASFRKGNIKGLKDTPNVELLMGTAHFVDKKKIEILTDDGKKTQAHADLIFINTGTIPQIPAIDGLKDCPYLTSTQILDLVEIPKELIIVGAGYIALELGQLYSRMGAKVTLLENGDVFLPKEDRDIAQSLYDILTEEGLTIELNAKINQVSQTKNKKITVSYRQSKQHKELRGSHILIAAGRKAQTEQLNLSATGVKTANNGFVKVNTKLETNVKGIYALGDVKGGPAFTHISYNDFVVVSRNLLANKNLSIRNRMVPYVVFTDPQLARIGITEKEAKDKKLNYKIAVLPMENVARGIEVGETRGMMKAIVDAKNNRILGAAIIGAEGGEIMSVLQMAMMGKISTETIRYGVFAHPTYAESLMNLFMNFKN from the coding sequence ATGAAAAAATACGATGTTATTATCATAGGCTCCGGTCAAGCGGGCAACCCCCTGGCAATGGCAATGGGTCAGGCAGGTAAAAAAACGTTATTGATAGAAAAAAGATTGGTAGGAGGTACTTGTGTAAATGATGGCTGTACTCCTACTAAGGCCATGATCGGTTCGGGCAGAATTGCTTGGCTTGCTTCGAAGAGCAACGATTGGGGTGTTCACACAGGCAAAGTTACCAGTAACTTAAAGGCGATCAAAAACAGAAAGGACGTGATTGTAGCTTCTTTCCGAAAAGGCAATATCAAGGGTTTGAAAGATACGCCCAATGTGGAACTTTTAATGGGAACTGCCCACTTTGTTGACAAAAAAAAAATAGAGATTTTGACCGATGATGGAAAAAAAACACAAGCACATGCCGATTTGATTTTCATAAATACCGGTACAATTCCCCAAATACCTGCAATTGACGGATTGAAAGACTGTCCATACCTCACGTCTACACAAATCCTTGATTTAGTCGAAATACCTAAAGAATTAATTATTGTAGGTGCCGGATACATCGCCCTTGAGCTAGGACAACTTTACAGTAGAATGGGTGCTAAGGTAACACTACTGGAAAATGGAGATGTTTTTCTTCCAAAGGAAGATCGAGACATCGCCCAAAGTCTATACGATATTTTAACAGAAGAAGGATTAACTATTGAGTTAAATGCCAAAATCAATCAGGTAAGTCAAACAAAAAACAAGAAAATAACTGTTAGCTATCGGCAATCTAAACAACACAAAGAGCTCCGTGGCAGTCATATACTTATTGCTGCCGGAAGAAAAGCACAAACAGAACAACTCAATCTATCCGCCACAGGTGTAAAAACAGCTAATAACGGATTCGTCAAAGTAAACACCAAATTAGAAACCAATGTAAAAGGAATATATGCACTGGGTGATGTTAAGGGAGGTCCGGCTTTTACGCACATCTCTTATAATGATTTTGTAGTGGTTAGCAGAAATCTATTAGCAAACAAAAATTTAAGCATTCGGAACAGAATGGTTCCTTACGTTGTATTTACCGATCCACAATTGGCAAGGATAGGTATCACAGAAAAAGAGGCAAAGGATAAAAAACTAAATTATAAAATAGCTGTACTCCCTATGGAAAACGTAGCCAGAGGAATTGAAGTGGGTGAAACCCGGGGAATGATGAAAGCCATAGTGGACGCAAAAAATAACAGGATATTGGGCGCAGCTATTATTGGCGCGGAAGGAGGAGAAATTATGTCTGTATTACAGATGGCCATGATGGGAAAGATCTCTACTGAAACAATCCGTTATGGCGTATTTGCCCATCCTACTTATGCGGAATCGCTAATGAATTTATTTATGAATTTCAAAAATTAG
- a CDS encoding AlpA family transcriptional regulator: MENELILHKLNRIERFICGLKDIFNVEELSEYTGFKKSYIYKLVHEGKIPYSKPNGKILFFDRKKIDLWLLQNNHKSESEIRMEAFQRVARKK; encoded by the coding sequence ATGGAAAATGAACTAATCTTACACAAGCTTAATCGCATAGAGAGATTTATATGCGGTCTCAAAGACATATTCAATGTCGAAGAACTATCCGAGTACACCGGCTTTAAAAAATCCTATATCTATAAGCTAGTGCATGAAGGCAAAATTCCCTATTCAAAACCTAATGGAAAGATACTTTTTTTTGACAGGAAGAAAATAGACCTATGGTTATTGCAAAATAATCATAAATCGGAAAGCGAAATTAGAATGGAGGCCTTTCAGCGTGTTGCTCGTAAGAAGTGA
- a CDS encoding DUF4238 domain-containing protein — MEQIIQDILRRAKLANGSHTKNNHYIPCFWSSCWNAEVLHKHRSNILPKKGESRKAKVSAFKIGEKIFREKDKVESCFYLKDIYNVHYYDERRIAKSDFDTKALAQKGIAFILDIENLFTEIEGLYISDLLTTIKTGEIRNLTSKTMLSFFIHIQLMRTPMVWQKLIDDYDKENTHKNPFVEMQNKIRLFSDVRQGLESKDRLFNAAYQYLKYNWKVYKLREYKFPLADNFLTVAGQRLFIALAPDILLEIDTTRVLLHDDEKICEYYSGIDHDTYLHFIQGIFSQAKFEIIHIDLEQLKALIQLYSP; from the coding sequence ATGGAGCAAATAATTCAGGACATTCTTAGAAGGGCGAAGCTGGCAAACGGTAGCCATACTAAAAATAACCATTATATACCCTGTTTCTGGAGTTCTTGCTGGAACGCAGAGGTATTGCACAAACATCGTTCAAACATTCTGCCGAAAAAGGGTGAATCTAGGAAAGCAAAAGTATCGGCATTCAAGATTGGGGAAAAAATTTTTCGAGAAAAGGATAAAGTTGAGAGTTGTTTTTACTTGAAAGACATTTATAATGTACATTATTACGATGAACGTCGAATAGCAAAGAGTGATTTTGACACCAAGGCTTTGGCACAAAAAGGAATCGCTTTCATATTGGATATAGAGAATCTATTTACTGAAATCGAAGGGTTGTATATCAGCGATTTGCTTACGACAATAAAAACTGGTGAGATAAGAAATTTAACTAGTAAAACTATGCTTTCCTTTTTCATCCATATCCAACTAATGAGAACACCCATGGTTTGGCAAAAGCTCATCGACGACTATGATAAAGAAAATACCCATAAAAATCCGTTCGTCGAAATGCAAAATAAGATACGTCTGTTTAGCGACGTGAGACAAGGTCTAGAATCAAAAGATCGATTATTTAACGCTGCTTATCAATATTTAAAATACAATTGGAAGGTTTATAAATTAAGAGAATATAAATTTCCACTTGCCGATAACTTTTTAACCGTGGCCGGACAAAGATTATTTATCGCTCTCGCACCAGATATTTTATTAGAAATCGATACTACGCGAGTACTTTTGCACGATGATGAAAAAATTTGTGAATACTATTCAGGTATTGACCATGATACTTATTTACACTTCATACAAGGAATCTTTTCACAAGCAAAGTTTGAGATCATTCACATTGATTTAGAGCAGTTAAAAGCCCTTATTCAACTGTATAGCCCATAA
- the mnmE gene encoding tRNA uridine-5-carboxymethylaminomethyl(34) synthesis GTPase MnmE, producing MQAEKTDTIVALATPIGSGAIAVIRLSGADAITIVDSVFNGKNLSKQKSHTIHFGTIRDDHKMLDEVLVSLFVAPQSYTKENVVEVSTHGSKYIIESIIKLFIKKGARAAKAGEFTLRAFLNGGMDLSQAEAVADLIASNSAASHQIALQQMRGGFSNELKQLREQLIHFASMIELELDFSEEDVEFANRDQLKDLILQLTKVLHRLISSFEQGNVLKNGVPVVIAGKPNVGKSTLLNALLNEERAIVSEIAGTTRDTIEDEINIEGVTFRFIDTAGIRDTIDIIEAKGVARTREKMKQARLIIYLVDPIQDAFDEVTIQVADIITLQIPFVLVINKKDLLSAEQSALYEPLNPVFISAKTGDGVEALKTELLQQVNLRNINVDDVMVTNIRHVEALQKTQESLEKVLYGIDNPITSDFLAMDIRQALHHLGEITGQVSTDDLLANIFSKFCIGK from the coding sequence ATGCAAGCAGAAAAAACAGACACTATCGTAGCTTTGGCAACACCAATAGGTAGTGGTGCAATAGCCGTAATTCGCTTATCAGGCGCTGATGCCATTACTATTGTGGACAGCGTGTTTAACGGAAAAAATTTAAGTAAACAAAAGAGCCATACGATACATTTCGGTACAATACGTGATGACCATAAGATGTTGGATGAAGTACTCGTATCGCTATTCGTAGCACCGCAATCTTATACTAAAGAGAACGTGGTAGAAGTGTCTACACATGGATCAAAATATATTATCGAAAGCATCATAAAGCTTTTTATTAAGAAGGGAGCTCGTGCCGCTAAAGCTGGTGAATTTACATTGAGGGCATTTTTGAATGGAGGTATGGATCTTTCTCAAGCCGAAGCGGTGGCGGATCTTATTGCATCTAATTCGGCCGCCTCTCATCAGATTGCCCTGCAACAGATGCGCGGCGGGTTTTCCAATGAGCTGAAACAGTTAAGAGAACAGCTGATACATTTTGCTTCTATGATTGAATTGGAACTCGATTTTTCGGAAGAAGACGTGGAGTTTGCCAATCGCGATCAATTAAAAGATCTTATTTTACAGCTAACTAAAGTGCTGCATCGGCTTATATCGTCTTTTGAACAAGGGAATGTGTTAAAGAACGGTGTGCCGGTAGTTATTGCCGGTAAGCCAAATGTTGGCAAATCTACGCTGCTGAATGCTTTATTGAATGAAGAGCGTGCTATTGTGTCAGAAATTGCCGGAACCACACGCGACACGATTGAAGATGAAATCAATATTGAAGGCGTAACTTTCCGTTTTATAGATACGGCAGGTATCAGGGATACCATCGATATTATTGAGGCGAAAGGTGTAGCGCGAACCCGTGAAAAGATGAAACAGGCCCGGCTGATTATTTATTTGGTAGACCCAATACAGGACGCTTTTGATGAGGTAACTATCCAAGTAGCTGATATCATCACATTGCAGATACCTTTTGTTCTGGTAATTAATAAAAAAGATTTATTGTCCGCGGAGCAGTCGGCATTATATGAACCTTTAAACCCTGTTTTTATTTCCGCCAAAACCGGTGACGGGGTAGAAGCTTTAAAAACGGAGTTATTACAGCAGGTAAACCTACGAAATATTAATGTAGATGATGTGATGGTAACAAATATACGTCATGTGGAGGCTTTGCAGAAAACACAGGAATCGCTCGAAAAAGTGTTGTACGGTATTGATAATCCCATAACTTCTGATTTTCTAGCCATGGATATTCGGCAGGCTCTGCATCATTTGGGGGAGATTACGGGGCAGGTGAGCACTGATGACCTGTTAGCTAACATCTTTTCAAAATTCTGCATCGGGAAATAA
- a CDS encoding DUF4238 domain-containing protein, with protein sequence MSIVKNQHYVPRNYLKRFLSNDKKPKLWVFDKTSSGSFGVTDLGNVCGERYFYETEEKNNFQTLELKLAQIESQFWPLFDSFLVNLIDKHKPITNDIRNSFSTYLAVQILRGKRTREIISQIKLSLLDHLTVNELAEENLLSNLNSIEIRNTHVNMLFSDENINLIKNSLDEHIWFVYRNETNLPFYTSDNPVVKYAHMSDPNFSMDGFGSEGIEIGFPLNSKYMLCLIDRKLFFGLNSQENLCLPLTDKKNIVHYNHLQVLQSYKYVFCSSNSFGLATEIVNSLPYLRDVSHPQVEIRTQKRKMHCNWSLLQKPPKKVIQNYDNRTSNISDRFSRTWWAY encoded by the coding sequence ATGAGCATCGTAAAAAATCAGCACTATGTGCCAAGAAATTATCTTAAGAGATTTCTTAGTAATGACAAAAAACCTAAACTTTGGGTTTTTGACAAAACTTCTTCGGGTTCATTTGGTGTTACTGATTTGGGTAATGTCTGCGGCGAAAGATATTTTTACGAGACAGAAGAAAAAAACAATTTTCAAACTCTCGAGTTGAAATTAGCCCAGATTGAGAGCCAATTTTGGCCTCTATTTGATTCTTTTTTGGTCAATTTAATTGATAAACATAAGCCTATCACTAACGATATCAGAAATAGTTTTTCAACATACTTAGCTGTACAAATATTACGAGGAAAGCGAACCCGTGAGATCATATCACAAATTAAATTGTCTTTACTGGATCATTTAACTGTTAATGAGTTGGCGGAAGAAAACCTACTTTCTAACCTAAATAGCATTGAAATCCGAAATACACATGTTAATATGTTATTTAGCGATGAAAATATAAATCTCATAAAGAATAGCTTAGATGAGCATATCTGGTTTGTTTATAGAAATGAAACAAATCTTCCATTTTATACTTCTGATAATCCTGTTGTGAAGTATGCACATATGTCCGATCCTAATTTTTCTATGGATGGTTTTGGCTCTGAGGGTATTGAAATTGGATTCCCGTTAAATTCCAAATATATGTTATGTCTTATTGACAGAAAATTATTTTTTGGCCTCAACTCACAAGAAAATTTATGCTTGCCTTTAACTGACAAAAAAAATATTGTCCACTACAACCATCTACAGGTGTTACAATCATATAAATATGTATTTTGCAGTAGCAATTCGTTTGGGTTAGCCACGGAGATTGTTAACAGTTTGCCATACTTAAGAGATGTAAGTCATCCGCAAGTAGAAATAAGAACGCAAAAAAGAAAGATGCATTGTAATTGGAGTCTTCTTCAAAAACCACCTAAAAAAGTTATACAAAACTATGACAACAGAACAAGTAATATCAGCGATCGGTTTAGTCGGACTTGGTGGGCTTATTAA
- a CDS encoding primase-helicase family protein has translation MATAQHRYLRIGTSFYKKVKKPLLSKDVLESLIPWTIEAIKQDHPNEWRILLKEMPKYDGFCTIPEHLDYHRDYQGFYNLYEPIIHVPKKSECETILQFIEHIFGEQYELGLDYLQLLYTHPRQRLPVLCLVSSEGNTGKTTFLNLLKAVFGNNMTFNTNADFRSNFNADWVSKLIIAIDEVLLDRREDSEKIKNLSTAKSYKAEAKGKDRFEVEFFGKIILCSNNEDNFMVIGVHETRYWVRKVCQFEQLDPDFLWKIESEIPAFLHYLLSRNLSTKNNSRMWFTPEQIATSALRKVKSHYVNKVELELYEIIREIMEAKGLNDYCLTNTHTKLLLERSGIKITRSQVRNILEGQWKLKQHPNASTFSTFLYDHNGFLLEFDGKGRYYRITQHDLDRIYEEMLTF, from the coding sequence ATGGCAACAGCACAGCATCGGTATCTACGTATCGGAACATCCTTCTACAAGAAAGTAAAGAAACCATTACTTTCCAAGGATGTATTGGAATCGCTGATCCCTTGGACTATAGAGGCGATAAAGCAAGATCATCCCAATGAATGGCGTATTCTTCTGAAGGAAATGCCCAAATATGATGGGTTTTGTACTATTCCGGAACATTTGGACTATCATCGTGATTATCAAGGTTTCTATAATCTTTATGAGCCGATAATACATGTTCCCAAAAAGAGTGAATGCGAGACAATATTGCAATTTATTGAACACATTTTTGGAGAACAATACGAATTGGGACTTGATTATTTGCAGCTTTTATATACCCATCCTAGGCAACGCTTACCGGTTCTGTGTTTGGTTAGCAGCGAAGGAAACACTGGAAAAACCACCTTCCTAAATTTATTGAAAGCAGTATTCGGCAATAATATGACGTTTAATACCAATGCGGATTTCCGAAGCAATTTCAATGCAGATTGGGTGTCTAAATTGATAATAGCGATAGATGAGGTGCTATTAGATCGACGAGAGGACAGTGAAAAAATTAAAAATTTAAGTACTGCAAAATCATACAAAGCAGAGGCGAAAGGTAAGGATCGTTTTGAAGTTGAGTTCTTTGGGAAAATTATTCTGTGTTCTAACAATGAGGATAATTTTATGGTAATTGGCGTTCACGAAACTCGGTATTGGGTACGAAAGGTCTGCCAATTCGAACAACTTGATCCCGATTTTCTCTGGAAGATTGAAAGCGAGATACCTGCTTTCCTGCATTATTTGTTGAGTCGCAATTTATCTACAAAGAATAATTCACGAATGTGGTTCACGCCAGAACAAATTGCTACGTCAGCTTTGCGTAAAGTTAAATCGCACTATGTGAATAAGGTTGAACTGGAGCTGTATGAGATCATTCGGGAGATTATGGAAGCTAAAGGGTTGAATGACTATTGCTTAACCAATACACACACCAAGCTATTATTGGAACGGTCGGGCATAAAAATAACAAGATCACAGGTACGTAATATATTGGAAGGTCAGTGGAAATTGAAGCAACATCCTAACGCGTCTACATTCAGCACATTTTTGTACGACCATAATGGGTTTTTATTGGAATTCGATGGTAAAGGAAGGTACTACCGAATTACGCAACACGATTTAGACCGTATTTATGAAGAAATGTTGACTTTTTAG
- a CDS encoding site-specific integrase, with protein sequence MRITLKEKKLKNGTISLYIEYYKGSNTDSDGRRVHLRDFEYLKLYLSENPKTAVEKKKNRENLKLAEDILAIRKSEYLQGKYNIKNKSKAKRPFLDYFIEKTNEKAGSEKNYGVWTSALHHLKICISPNLLFDEVNDEFVKRIRRYFDKQAKTKSDLPISANSKYSYFNKFKACLRSAYDEGYTAINFATKVKAFEISETQREYLTFDELQKLSGTPCKYSILKNAFIFSCLSGLRWSDCNTLIWSEVRDEGENLYRVNFRQEKTDGVEYLYISKQARELLGERRSPSERVFLGLKYGAVYNNEIVRWCNRAGVQKHITFHSARHTNAVLLLENGADLYTVQKRLGHKEIKTTAIYAKIVDQKMRESAHIIPELILSGTKND encoded by the coding sequence ATGCGGATAACCTTGAAAGAGAAAAAACTAAAGAACGGTACCATTAGCCTATACATTGAATATTACAAAGGCTCTAATACCGATAGCGATGGCAGACGCGTTCACCTACGTGATTTTGAATATTTAAAGCTTTATCTGTCTGAGAATCCAAAAACTGCTGTCGAAAAGAAAAAAAATAGGGAAAACCTCAAACTTGCAGAAGATATTTTGGCTATTCGTAAAAGCGAATATTTGCAAGGAAAATACAATATTAAAAACAAAAGTAAAGCAAAGCGGCCATTTCTGGATTATTTTATTGAAAAGACAAATGAGAAAGCAGGTTCTGAAAAGAATTATGGCGTATGGACATCCGCTCTTCATCATTTAAAGATATGTATAAGCCCAAATTTACTTTTCGATGAAGTGAATGATGAATTTGTAAAGCGTATACGGCGGTATTTTGACAAGCAGGCAAAAACCAAAAGCGATCTACCCATTTCTGCTAATTCTAAATATTCCTATTTTAATAAATTTAAAGCCTGTTTGCGCAGCGCGTATGATGAAGGGTACACCGCAATAAACTTCGCTACAAAAGTTAAAGCCTTTGAAATATCAGAAACGCAAAGAGAATACCTGACCTTCGATGAACTTCAAAAACTGTCCGGCACACCGTGCAAATATTCGATCTTAAAAAATGCCTTCATATTTTCCTGTTTATCTGGTCTTCGTTGGTCGGATTGCAATACATTGATTTGGTCGGAAGTTAGAGACGAAGGTGAAAATCTTTACAGAGTTAATTTTAGGCAAGAGAAAACGGATGGTGTAGAGTATCTATATATATCCAAACAAGCACGGGAATTACTCGGAGAACGGCGATCTCCTAGTGAGCGTGTCTTTCTAGGTCTCAAATACGGAGCTGTGTATAATAATGAGATTGTGCGTTGGTGTAATCGTGCAGGGGTACAAAAACATATTACTTTCCATTCTGCCCGTCATACCAATGCGGTGCTATTACTGGAAAACGGGGCGGATCTTTATACTGTCCAGAAAAGACTCGGTCATAAGGAAATTAAAACCACAGCCATTTATGCTAAAATTGTTGATCAAAAGATGCGGGAGTCGGCACACATTATTCCAGAGTTAATCTTAAGCGGTACAAAAAATGACTAA